TTATCTGATTTGCAGAAAAAGTAATAAATGGATGGAAGCAACCAAGTAAGGCACACTTTCTGTCCACTCAATTGCTTTAATAATTTTTGCAAAAAAATTTCATAATGAATAAATATCCTATAAACATGCCCACATTTCAGCTCTAAATATAAGTAATCTCTGTAGTATAATTAATTTCTGGCCTTATACATTTTGCAATACTGAGGAGCTACAGAATTGAATAGTATTTAAGACAGAATGACAAAAAAGGGGAGGGAGAGGACATGATGGGCACTTTCTGTCCTGTATAGAATTTACTTCAAACAAAGTACTAGCCAGCCCAGTCCAGCACAACATTGAAGAGGTAAATTAGCACAAGAAAAGGCAACTGACAAACTAAAGGAAGACAGAGACATGTGCTACTTGGAATCAGATGTCTGCCAATTGTGCAGTCTCAAATCAAGCTCAGTTTTTGCAGagtttattttatttaatttACAGATTCTACCAGCCCTTACACAGGGCCATTACAGTATTGACACAGAAACCATGGTAATTGGCCCAATAAGACAAAATAACAGGATAGAACAGACGATCAGATCAAAAGACAGATCCTGATGTCCTGTACCGTTCCACCAGATCACATAGCGGCAAAAAATTAGTGAGCAATCTGGATGATCTAATCTAGGAAAAGTTCCTTTGCATAAATGCATTAAGGACCGCCTTCGCTTTTGTAAGTAAATGAACTAGTACAAACTAATGCGGTGGGTCATCAGAAGTGTTTATGAAAATAAATTTAAGGGGCCATGTTTGGTGCTCTCACAGCTAGATTATGTAACTAGAGAATAGTAAGCTGGGCATGATGGTAACCCATGTTCAAAACATTGTTTAACATCTTGCATAGCTTCCAGATGTAGTACTATGAAAAAAATGTGCAGCTCAAACAGTTACGTTGAACTAGCCGGAGCAAGTGAAACGGGCAACAAGACGAAGACATATCGCACTACACACGTGCTAGCACACAAACGCTTTTTCACATTGCCACTATAGTGAAATGCCCATAAGCGTGTAGCAGTTAATGCTAAAACTAAACAAACGTGTGCTTCCACACACTAACGATCACCAACTGCGCGTATCCGGGTGGTCTAATGATTGGAAATTGTTAGTGAGTGTGCCGATATTGCGGCAAGCAGGCTTCTCCCATCGGGTCGCGACAGCTGAAAAGGACATCCCTCGAAGATGGCGCGTTGCGTAACAGCACGGTAGAAAACGTCTTCGCAAACACGGCCGCTGGACTAAAGCGCAAATTACGCTTTCCAAACCTTGAATTCGCTCGAAAATCGCTGGTGAATAGAATCGATTTCCGTAGAGCGGCGCTGGAATTGCGCTCATAGGGAAGAAACGTAAAACTACAGTTTGGGCATGCGAACTTCCTGGATCTAAACGAAAAACTGCGGTAACATGCCACACGTGTTTACGTTTCAGCGCGCATCTCCGTGATGGTTTCGAGATGCGTCGGCCGTATCGCAGTCGCTCGTCGATTCGCGCAACGCCGACTAAAGTGCAGCAGTACTGTCACTTGCGGCGGTCGCCGCCTGGAACAGTTTGCGCACCGACTCGTGGGcaaaacaggagatcgtgataTGCCAGGCGGCGGCCTCGAAGGTCGCCGCTTCCGCGTGACGTTAGGGCCGCGTTGTAGGAAAAGGCACACTTACCCAGTCCGAGTTCGAGGCCTCCGCTTTGCACTGCGTCTTTTGCTTCTGGCCCAGTCGAGACTGCACGATGACTTGAACGGACTTGCAAGACAGGAACAGGGTGAACTTCTCCAGTTCTTTCCGATCGTGCGAAGACAGCTTCATGACTGTCGACATGTTGACAGATGCGGGCCTCGGTTTACAGCTATGCGGCACTTCCCTAGAAGACTGCGAGTCCGAGCTGCCACCGTCGCAAAAGCATGACCCCACTGCCGGGCACGGGTCTCATAACCGTGTGGACAGCACGCGTAAACAAGGGGCGCCAAGACACCGCCGAAAAGAAGCTCCAATATGCGGAGACGGGGTGGCGAGCGTGCCACCGAACGGTTTGGAGAACTCGCTCTGCCGAGTGCGCGAGCTTCAGCCTACAACACGTGCGGACGAACGCTTCATTCGCGCATTCGCAAATATTGTGTCTTCACTTTCCCAACACATCATAATTGATAAATTTCTCCCAAATACCGCTGCACTTCCCAAACTGCGCCGAGCGAAGCAACACGACATCGTTAACAGATATCCCAGCATTCCACGCGTATGAAAAACAACAAAGAGGAAAATAAGTCAACTCAAGGTAACCCTCGCTATGTTTATAAATAAACGTTAACAAAGCAAGTTTATCACTTACAAAAAAGCTGACTAGTGTATTGCTATTTTTTCTACACATATAAACAAACAAGCGGGAAAAGAGAAAGTTCGCAAACGCGGCTGTGAATGAGCGTCCCCCACCGCCCTGTTCGCACGTTCCTCCTAAGTTCCGCAATGTTGTTGTAGTAGAATCAAAATTTTAGGTACAGCAGTCCACATCTCCGCAACATGTTCGTTGTAGGCAGTCCTTTCGCGATATATCAACGAAGCACTAGCGCTGAACTTGTTGATTTGTAGCTGTCAAGCGCGCGCGTGTTACTGGACACTTCCGATGGCACCGACTACGATGACCCGGCCGCCGGCGGAACTTCTCCGCGTACCGTTTCGGATATTGGCAGTGGCGACAGTATTCCTTCCCTTGAGTTCGTTCGTCTTCTGCGTCCTGTGGTCGCTGATGTACAACTTTTCCTCGGTCACCTCGACGCACTGTGGGGTACGCGTTTCACACTGTTACTCCACTCACTCGTCTCTCATTTTTAAATGTGTACTTCCCGCTACTTGTCCTTCTTGTTTACCTTTGTGTTGTACGTTTAATATCTCGCGAACACGACATACACGAGACAAATCGCGGGTTCTATTGTCGAAGCATACCCTCCTCTATGAAGGAAGTCGTTCAGCGTGTGGGTGGGGCTCAGCTACGGTCACTGTAATGTAGTCACTGCTGCGCTTTACAAGCTGCACCGTGCGGTGTTCTGATGTTGTTTCGAAAGCAGGTGCTTTCAACTGCTGTGTCCGCTCAGTCTTTCGTGTTTTCTGTATATTTTCGTTTTTCCGCTGTGAATGACGCGTGCTGCGCAAGCAGATGaaatgaaggaagaaagaaaaaagttatgTCAGACTTGAGAGAGCGGGAAATTGTCTCCGTCGCATTCTCCGGCTAGGTCAATCTGGGCagtagtttattatttttttttgtcaacagtTGAGAGAGACAGTATTTTTGGCAGGTTCTTGTGTTTAGATGGTTTTGAAAGGAGAGgaactgagcaaaaaaaaaaaaaatacaatttgCCCTGAAGGCGCATGCAGTGAAATATGATATTTGAGCTTTGATATTAAAGTGTTATGGCTGAATATGAATGAATAAATCAAACAAAAAGTATAGCTTTTTACGTTGTTCATTGCATTACAAAATGGCCCTGTGATGTGAAACATCCAGTCAGAATAGACATAGTGAAAACGTTCATGAAGTTCATATTTTATGAATAATCATAACTGATGTCTAGTTTGTATACTTTTTTATGGGTGCCACCATAAAGTGGCATTATCTGCCTGGTTGTTGCAATAGTGGCCAAGTGTGTATCCTCGTGTAAATAGTGCATAATTCTGTTAGGCAGCATTATTATATTCGAATAGTTGCAACACTGGCCTGTTGTATGTATAGTTTTatataaagggacactaaagagaaacaatgacttgattTATATTGAACTGCACCCTGAGAACTCCTATGCCTCATGTTTTACTGTCATAAGTTCCATTATTAGCGGaggaaatcaaggttgaagttttatATTTAAATTTTGGGCCAAAATTTCTCCActtgacgtcacaaattttaaaacgtatttttggtattttcgtggcattggctcgatcagattttctgaaacttcgtactctaggtctatggcacccacataTCACAAGGTATTTCATCATTATTGATAAGGAGCTATGTAGGATCTAGTAGACTTGAAAAATATCTATGGCGTCACAGTTTATGGTGCAGGTATCTCAAGGTGGTATCTCCACTTGCATTTTCTTTTCGTGCATTTTCCCGCTTGCCAGACGTTTGTCcaggtaagagtggtgttttcaagATTGTGAAATCATACTTTACTATTACAAGAAAAATCGTTTTGCttattagtgtccctttaaagcaaGTGTGTTATTTCTGTGCATCTCATGCAACAGTAATCAGTTGTCCTGACATTAAGTAGGCAGTGCATGGTACTTTCCACTAGGTGGACATGTAATAAACTTGGAAAAGAAAttgggagacccttaagcttcgcctttaagagttgaatgcagtagcgaaatccggcctctagtgacccttcaaccgctaagtgcatacttattcatatgttttgtttcatacacgcgcacacacacagtagattgaaCCAGCGTGCGCTATTATCGCTGAATGGGTTCGTTTTCGTCGTggcacctgtcaaacaaaatgcgttaaaggggccttgaaacactttttcaagtaaccatggcatgaattcactagaagagcttattgcctcacaaattcaatgccacaaaaattttaagaatccgtccagtgcgagtggagttgcaaaggtttgtcgcatgctgcaattgcattatctcttctctcatcccgatgaaagtgctggaagctaagcagggaggggtggcagggcaaagaaactaccaagccttatgaccttgagcacttttttttttcttcgaatgcgtggctttttcagtgtgatcgtgtaCACAAGCGTGGACacgtagcggcctcccgcggctatctcggtaacttgatttttcagtcacagacgcacaggcggtttttcgctcacaaccaataaGGCCGACACCGGTGGGGAGTTTTCTCGCGTTAAAGGGATTCATTGCACAGAGCAAGGTGCCATCGTATTTTATGAAGTGCCACAGTCAGTGACCTTTAAAAGCATAGTAATTGAAATTTTGTCGGTGTTGTTTAAGAAACAAGATACGAGAACGTTGTTCGTGTTCCTTTTGTGCAATATCCTACGTGTTGTTTGACCTTCTTCAAAAGTATGTCTGCTCAACAGTTGAGCTCTTATTCATTTGCATTGCAGTCTAAGCTTAATGACACAAATTTTGTGTTAGATTAACAAAAGGACTAAATATCTCAGTTGACTTTAGCATGCGCAAGAACCGCTTTGGTACAGTGAGGCAGCATATGAGGATTCTCACTTGTCAGTCATGTCTTGGTTTGACTGAATTGGTATTagacatcaaaacaaaaaaaaggcttAACATTACTGAAATTACTTGCGCAAACCTTTTTTCTACTGAATTAGGTGGGTTTAAAGTGGGGCCATATTCAGGAAATTTTTTCGGGGTGTGTTTATTTGTAGAACAGCTAACTTTGGCCACTGGTGGTTGATGTGAATAAGTTTAAATACTTTAGTATCACACAAAAAGTTAAGTTAAAGCATGAGAAACTTTCGGAGGGTTTCAAAACCTACTATAGTTATGATCCTGGTTTGAGGGCTAAATTTGGCACGTTGTAGAACGATTATCTTCTAAATAAGCAGAAAAGTttataaaagaaaaaagtggGTAGGCATGTTTGCCTGTAGAGAGGTGccttgtaaaaagaaagaaagccatTGTAAGCACTTTCTTGCTGTGTTTGCAATGTTGACGCTGTGTTCTGCCATCATATTCATGTTGTTTCACATGATGAATAAGAGAAAACATTCTTGCAGCTTTCAGTTCATCGCATTGAAGAATTTGGTTAAAAGGTGCATGCCCAAGCAGATACGGTTTGTTGCCGCTTTGAATTGTTAGAGTTTCACAGATTTTTGAGAGATATCTTGATAAATGTTGCAAAGTGCTTCTGAGCAAAGGTGAAAAGCTGGTTGTTGTTTGCACACTGCTTGGCCTAAGCAAATGTTGGACACTCACTCAAGTGTTGAAGATTGTGTGAGTTGGTTCATCATACTTGGACTGGCTGGTATAGCGCATGACAGTAAATAAGAAATGACTCgacagaccgacacaagaggacagagcactGTGTCCTCATCTGTCGGTCTGCttgaccatttcttcttcctcATGGCACACATTGACCAGGGAGCAGTATACATCGCAGGTCAGGTAGAGGCAACTCGGCTCTCCTTTGTCTGAATGTTGGGTCAGTGCCAGACCAAAGTACATTTTGTGTCAGATGGGTCACCCGAATACAAAGCAAGGCGGCTTCAGGCAGTGTTGACAGGCATTGTGTGACACTGCAAACATTTACCAGAAGTGATAGAGCTTGCAGCACATAAAGTCCTGCAGCATGTGGTATTGTTTAGTGAaatgtgaattaaaaaaaaaatttacagcTATCAAGTGGGATAACATCTTTGCTTGCCAAAACTGGCATCACAATAGATGTTCTTCAATGTCACGAGAACGAATGCTGatggaatgtaaaaaaaagaaagcatcagGATTAGCAGCATGAAACGATGTAATGTTTCTCGCAAGCGAGAAAAAAATATTGCTGAAAATGTTTATCTTAAAAACGGACTGCAGAGTGCGAAATCCAGGCTTCTTCATATATGTTGCCCTCCTAAATACCCTTGCAGGTGGCAAACTATCTTCCGTCCATCAGTGCAGCGGTGGGGGGTCACACACCACAGCGCTACATTTGGCGCATCGGTGTCGGCCTGCATACCGCTCCTAGGCTTCTCATCTGTGTCATGTACCATCGCTACTACAAGAACATGCTTGACACCCAACATCAGTATGTAGCGCGAATTGCATCATGGATAAGCTTTGTCGAGATCTTCTCACTACTGGGCCTCTCTAATGTCACATCTACTGAAAATTACGGCAAGTTATTTTGCTTTTGCACAACCATAAGTATAGCTGGTCCCTAAAGAATCTCATGTTGGCACCAACATTTTTGTGACAGTGAAAAGAAAGCTTTGAAGTAAAAGTGTTGCTCATTATATTTTTTTACGGGTAGAGTGGCAGGTTTAAGCAGCATTTTTGGTATTGTCGCTTTTGCCTTTCTAGGTAAGATACTGAAGCAGCATAACTCTCATGTACTGCAGTCTTGATTGCCCAGTTGCAGgcataaaataaaaacaacattaaCACACAGCTATTTACTTTGTCCTATTTGCTGTACGTGCAATATGATGTTTTTTTCCTCCAACATAAATGTAGGTTCCTTCAGGAGCATGGTGCCAGGCCATCAGTTTACACTAAACTATCATAAGCTATCTGTTATTGAGTGTGTTTTGTTTCACTCATAAGCAGAGGGCATGATACCTCACTAACAACTACATTCTTTCTTGTCTTGCAGCTGCCCATGAAAAGATGTTTATATCTTTCATATTGTGTTCGCTTATGTACATGATACTGTGCTGCGTTATACCAAGCCTTGGACGAAGACGCTCACTGTCTAGTGTGGTAAGTGGAGCTTTTGAATGTGCTCTCATAATTAACCATTGCTTATTGCCTGCTCCACCTTCTTGCCTTCCTTACCTCCACAGGAAGAGTACTCTTTGAAGCTGAAGAAGCAGCTGACAGTAGGGTCCCTCATCCTCTGCGTTCTGTGCACCTACTTTTTCATTCGTCATACCACACGCTGTGAACCATTGAGTAAGTGGTGTTTATTAATGTACAAGTGGCATTATAAGATGGCAATGTTTTAACGGCCCCAAAATAGCCTTTTTCGtcgtctactttttttttcaaagctgaaGTTGCTTTAACTTGTGGGTTCTTCCAGTATTTTTGCTGCTTTGAAGCTTTAACAGGCTATAGCTTTCTTAACGAAATGGCAGTGAACTTTCACTTGCCAATTAACAAATtgaaagcagacacgttggtcaAAACCTGGTAAATTGACTACAGCGGTTTAGCAGCTGTGGTGCCGCATCGCTAAGATCACGGGTTCTATTCCCAGCCGTGGCACACTTGTTTTGATGGGAGATGAAAGGTAAAAAAGTGAAAACACTTGTGTACTTAGATATAAACATGCTAGAGAACCCTATGTGATCAGGATTAATCTGTACCACAATGTGCCTCTTAAAAATATCATAGTTAATGTAAGTATACACCACATATTCTAACTCAATTTAAATTGGCAAGCACTTTGTGGCTCACCTTGCAAGGCTGCACCTTCACCTAAGAGTAGCAGTGGTATTTACTGCCTTGTTATTCTGAAATGTCTCTTCTGGAAAGAATGCGAATTATTGTGTATTCACATTGAGTATTTACTAGCCAGTATCCTTTAGTTATGTAAGTAAAACTTGATgtctatttcttttctttttttttttccagtgtaCACACTCTTTTCTTTAACCGAGTACATTGTGGTGCTATGCAACATGGGCTTCCATATGACTGCCTACTGGGACTTCGCAGACAAGGCGCTTTACGTTTCAAACATTCAATGGGAAGGCACAGGAGACAAGGTCAGCTGAGTCACTGGGATGTAGTGTGCAGATATTTCTAAAAGGTGTCCTCGACCCTGGTTAAAGGTGTGCTTGGCTCCTCTTGGGAGTTCAACGTGGTGCAAACGCttcatcaacatttctttcttttttttttttttttttttttttttttttttgagaacgcAGTGTGTGTGCTTTGTGCGAACGACATTGCATAATCCTCACCTGGTGGTGCGAAATTGTGTAGGAGCCTGTTTCGTTAGTGAGAATCTTTTCAGCTGCTTATCGGCTGCAATGAATGGGTGCCTGGGCAGAATGTCCATTGTGCGGcagttgaaaaaatgaaaaaaacaaaacaaaaaagaaacggcTGGCTAATATAGTTGTTGTAGTTCAGCTTGCCCAGAAGCATAACGTGACTTTCGTTGCTTAAGTGTCATTGGACCAATCCAAGTTTGTAACTGAAGATGTTGAAGTGTGTCAGCTTGCGCACTATGTCTTTTAACTGGGGTATGACTCGACGGCTCTGTTTAGTTGCTTTATGATGTGTACTAGAGATCAAATGCAACTTCTCTGTACTTATCGTGCAATGAGAGCATACATACGCCAGCAACCACTGTATCTCCATTGTTTGAAATAACTGGAACTTGGCATTGATGCATTGGGTTTTCCTGCTCATTGCTTACTGGGATTATAACTCAGAATAAGTTAAATCATAGTTTGTATAAACGTCAGCTTAGAATAATCTGATAGGTGGGCATACTTTATTACGTCATTGCAGCTGGGCAAACCAGCCATCCAATCTCCTTTTTGATCTTGGTATGGGAGGCATGAATCTGCTTGACAGTCTTGCTTTATAAAAGCGCTACTAGTGATAAAAAGGTAGCGATTTCTCCTTGCTTGTACAATGTTACGAAGGGTGACATTCCTGTGAGAAGCCTTTTGTCAGTGTCATTTAAGGAAATGGCTTTGCTTTTGTGCAACCTTTTATTTGGATCAAATTTCATTTGGTGATAAATATTATGCACTATTGGCATTCTTATTTGAGGTGCGGTATTTTTTTAGATGCATATCTACTTTTTGTTGCCCAATATCTTTAGGTAATCTCTTTAAGGTCTGTATTGCAATCGTCTTTCACTGGTGTAGGAATCTCATCTGCATTATAGTTCTCGCAGAATATGTTACTGCCACACTTTAACTACTGAAGTTTGAATTATCATTACAGGGTCATTACATTGTTGGAGTGAAAAATGCTAAGCTTGCTGAAAAGCAGACTTCTTACTGAGAAGGTTGCATAAGTGCTAAACAAGCCCATTATTTTAGCCACACGTTTTTATGAAGTTTTTCTGTCCATTAATTGAGTAAATGAGAGTAAATGCTCGCCATAGATTTACTAATTTTTAACTGTATATTTTACAGACCTGGTCTGTTTTCTCTCTTATATTTCCTCGAATGTAGAGAGCTGTTTTGCACTCGCAATTTCTGTTCCCCATAAGTGCCACTTGCAGTGGCATTGCGTTGGTATTATGTTTCGTACACTGTTTTATACTAGAATTTGTATGTGTCGCTGTACAAACTGGAAGTTCAAAATTGTATAGTCTATATGAGGCCAATTGTAGCATCTGGGCATCTATTTTACTCGATGCCTCTGTGTTTTTACTTGCTCTGCATTGTTAAGCTTGTGTGTCTTGCTATCAAAATTTTAgtacattttgttttgttttagttgTGTGCTGGTGAGGCTTATCAATTTTCTATGCAATTTCTGTGTTGTTCTGAATCTTTAATGTTGTTGCAGCAGCATTTTCTGAAACAAGCCCTTCTTGAGAATGATATATCTATTTCCATTTGAAGCCTTGGGTGTGGGCAGaagctttttgttgttgtttgaaCTTTCTGCTTAAGACTGTGATGGAAGGTGACACAGTGTGACGTAGTTTTTCACAAAAGCGAATAGGCCATGTAACATGTTGTAATACACATAGTGTGGCTTCTCTGGCATACCCTGCTGCTGTAACTTCCAAGCAGACATGTGCAACGAGGGAGGTTTTACAAAGTTCTGGAGTCATGTCATTTGTGGTTATTTCActttgaaatgtgccacttggCAGAAGGTGTCGGTGCGAATTGGCTGATTACTACCACTTGTGGAAAGGAAAAGAGCTACCATGTTCTTTGCCTAGAAAATAAGGTCTATGTTGCAAActgtcacaagaaaaaaaatgttctgtgaAAGCACAGTCGCTCGTCCAATCCCCTTCTTTTACCAACTTTTTCGTAAAATTTTTGTTGTTGGTGTGAATTTTTACATTCAGCATGTCGACTAAGCAAGAAGTTTACAGCAATAGTGTGCCAACTAGGTTTAATTTTGTCACTAACCCTTTGATGCCCAAATTATGAAACTGTCAAAGAAAATAAACATTGTTCTAATTTTCAAGCTTCAAATTGTAACCTTTATACGATTCCACAGTTAAATTGTCTAAGCTTcaactttaatgcatacttttgTGTATGTCGCAAATTCTTCATATGCTACAGAAGCGAGCACCTTGCAACTTCAGAACTTCGCAACATGTCATCTGCCACCGCTAGGGTGCGTGcacaacaaataaacaaaatcattgaAAATAGAACTTGCGTCACCCTGGCGAGAAAGAATCAAGAAGTGAGAGCTGTTGCATGCACTTGATGCTCTCCACCACCTACAAAAGAATTGGTTCTAGCATAAAATATTTTAGACGAGACGGCGCCAGATTTATCATGCTGAAAGCTACATTCCCCGTGAGTACGCGACAGCTGGCATTAAAAGCGGCGCACATTTCCTGACTTGCTTGCTCGAAGTTTTTCGGTATAAAACAAATTTGCGACACTCTGCAATAAAAGGCTAAACAGTGCATTTTGTTAACTTACACTGGTTAATATGTGTAAAGGTTTCAACATGCACAGCTTTGCAGAGAAAACGTACTGACGAGACATGTGTAGGGCAAGGCCACTGGTGGAACTTGATGCAACCGAAATTCAATGGCACATGACTGCGCTTTGAAGTCTGATCGGTGGACAAGGACACAAGGCGCCTGTTCCCTCGCTTATAGTGAGGCATGTTGATGCACAGTGCAGGAGTGGATGCCTAAGAGTGGCTTTCTAAATATACAAGACTGAGCTGCATTATATGGTTCTGTGACAGCACGCAATGCTTGAGCATTTTCAAGATTGCTGTGAAAGAATTGTCGacagagggtttttttttttttttttttttgcgaatgcagtgctgcttgcacacgtgctgtttagaaaaaattgcgCATACAGAACGTTTATACCAGTTCCCCAGTCTTTTGGAGCAGAAACACTACCTCCTTTGCCCCCTTATTGGCTATGGCCAAGCCTAGCTAGCTCAAGATCATCTCCATTCTGCTCATAGTCGTGTGATTTTGTGCAGTTTACTTTCTGCATTCTGCGTTGCTTATTGAGCGCTGGTGAAAGGGTTGCAAGGCTACCATGTGGGTTCCTGAAATACTGTCATGTATACAGGTGTCTTATCTAAATGTGAAAACATTTTGCAGGTTGTGAGGGTCAGCCACTCGAGTAAAAAAAGACGTTGGCCTCTTGCATAATGTTTCAAATATCGAGCATCCACAAGTTATCTTTTGAATGCCTACTCTGGAGCTCAAATAAGTTATCGGAATACTTACACTACTTATTTCTTTCATAACCTGTATATGctttgtagaaaaaaaataatcactTCTTGTGGCTGCTTTTTCCCCGAAACTTACATGAGCCAAAGGacttgttgctgggctagttggtgttggATCACTTTCATAATgtagtacagaaaaaaaaaacaataagacGAGCAACAAAGAATGACACGccacaagcgcttgtggtgtgTCGTTcttattggttttttttttgggctatATTATGAACATTATCACATGAGTAGCTCTTTGACATGTTAAAATTATTTGATTATGACGCACTAAACTTTTGGGCTTAAAGCGTACACATAATCTTGGCTTTTAGGGCAGAATATGTTGTTTGTTTCTTAAAAAGTTGTGCACATTGATCTTTGCAAATTCGTTCGTGTGAAAGGCACTTTTACAACCTTCACACCTTACGTTTGTAACATAATTATGCTTTGTTACCAATATAATAGCCTTGTTTCACTTCTGTTTTATTTCTCACATGTTCAGTTTTCATTCCATTCAAGCCTACTTATTGGAAATCTTGTGTGTTAAGACTGTTAGCCATGATCTCGTATAATCATGAGTACCGCATTTACACACATaattcgcgtgc
The nucleotide sequence above comes from Rhipicephalus microplus isolate Deutch F79 chromosome 2, USDA_Rmic, whole genome shotgun sequence. Encoded proteins:
- the LOC119179107 gene encoding acyltransferase PGAP2-like; amino-acid sequence: MAPTTMTRPPAELLRVPFRILAVATVFLPLSSFVFCVLWSLMYNFSSVTSTHCGVANYLPSISAAVGGHTPQRYIWRIGVGLHTAPRLLICVMYHRYYKNMLDTQHQYVARIASWISFVEIFSLLGLSNVTSTENYAAHEKMFISFILCSLMYMILCCVIPSLGRRRSLSSVEEYSLKLKKQLTVGSLILCVLCTYFFIRHTTRCEPLMYTLFSLTEYIVVLCNMGFHMTAYWDFADKALYVSNIQWEGTGDKERLLPLNQDV